From the Nitrospinota bacterium genome, one window contains:
- the rpsO gene encoding 30S ribosomal protein S15, with translation MPLNKEQKTTIITDYKLHETDTGSSEVQIALLTKRITDLTEHFKTHGKDHHSRRGLLKLVSQRRKLLDHLNEEDSKRYQTIIAQLGIRR, from the coding sequence ATGCCTTTAAACAAGGAACAGAAAACAACAATTATTACCGATTACAAACTACATGAGACCGATACCGGATCTTCGGAAGTGCAAATCGCTCTTCTGACCAAGCGTATCACGGATCTCACGGAACATTTTAAAACCCACGGGAAAGATCATCATTCTCGAAGGGGTTTATTAAAGCTCGTCAGCCAACGGCGTAAATTGCTCGATCATCTCAATGAAGAAGACAGTAAACGATATCAAACTATCATTGCGCAATTAGGCATCAGACGATAA
- the pnp gene encoding polyribonucleotide nucleotidyltransferase: MEKVEIEIDGKKISLEAGDLARQAGGTVIARLGDTMVLVAATMASKPREGIDFFPLTVDFREKTYAAGKIPGSFFKREARPGELETLTCRLIDRPIRPLFDDGFMNETQVICMVISHDQENPADVVALTGASAALLISDIPFNNPIAGARVGRIDGNFVFNPTYEETAKSDLNLVMAGTSDGIVMVEAGANELSEDIMMDALEFGHERIKKIIDIQRQLHGLISKEKAKVEKAEICEELQKKAIDLVRDKLVSAMDISGKKERTDAVKDLRATLETELNPEGCGDLKGILGNLFHDIEKEVVRTLILDKSYRVDGRGLSDIRPITIQTGYIPRAHGSSVFTRGETQALVSTTLGTSVDEQRMDSLEFKGTKRFLLHYNFPAFCTGEVKFMAGPGRREIGHGMLAERSLIPILPSKEDFPYTIRIVSEILESNGSSSMASVCGGSLSLMDAGVPIKAPVAGIAMGLIKEGDRSAILSDILGSEDHLGDMDFKVAGTKDGITALQMDIKIGGLDKELMGRALAQAKEGRLHILGEMDKALSASREEMSVYAPRIVTIKVPKDKIRDIIGAGGKVIRGIIEKTGVTIDINDDGIVSIASTDKKASQAAIDIVNSLIQEVEVGKIYLGKVKKIVDFGAFVEILPGTDGLVHISQICDRRIKSVTDEIQEGDEIKVKVIDVDSQGKVKLSRKEALKEEASGVA, encoded by the coding sequence ATGGAAAAAGTAGAAATAGAAATTGATGGAAAAAAAATAAGCCTGGAGGCCGGTGATCTGGCAAGGCAGGCCGGCGGTACAGTGATTGCCCGGCTGGGAGACACAATGGTTCTGGTAGCGGCCACCATGGCCAGCAAACCGAGAGAAGGCATCGACTTTTTTCCTCTGACGGTTGATTTCAGAGAAAAAACTTACGCCGCAGGAAAAATCCCTGGAAGTTTTTTCAAGAGAGAAGCCCGTCCGGGCGAACTGGAAACCCTCACTTGTCGATTGATTGACCGCCCTATCCGGCCCTTGTTCGATGATGGGTTTATGAATGAAACACAAGTCATCTGCATGGTCATTTCTCACGACCAGGAAAACCCCGCCGATGTCGTCGCCTTAACCGGCGCATCCGCAGCGCTTCTCATTTCAGACATTCCCTTTAATAACCCCATAGCCGGTGCGCGTGTTGGTCGTATCGATGGGAATTTCGTGTTCAACCCAACCTACGAGGAAACCGCGAAAAGCGATCTCAACCTGGTAATGGCGGGCACGTCGGATGGAATCGTCATGGTGGAAGCAGGCGCCAACGAATTGAGCGAAGATATCATGATGGATGCTCTTGAATTCGGGCACGAGCGGATTAAAAAAATCATCGATATTCAGAGACAATTGCATGGCCTGATCAGTAAAGAAAAAGCCAAAGTTGAAAAAGCAGAGATCTGTGAAGAACTCCAAAAGAAAGCCATCGACCTGGTTCGCGACAAACTGGTATCTGCAATGGATATTTCCGGAAAAAAAGAACGCACTGATGCGGTCAAGGACTTGCGTGCGACTCTGGAAACCGAGCTCAACCCTGAAGGCTGCGGGGACTTAAAAGGCATTCTTGGCAATCTTTTTCACGATATCGAAAAAGAGGTCGTACGGACTCTGATTCTCGACAAAAGCTATCGTGTGGATGGCCGTGGACTTTCAGATATTCGTCCCATCACCATTCAAACCGGTTATATTCCACGAGCTCACGGGTCGTCCGTATTCACCCGTGGTGAAACCCAGGCGCTCGTCAGCACCACACTCGGTACATCCGTGGATGAACAGCGAATGGACAGTCTCGAGTTTAAGGGGACGAAACGATTTCTGCTACATTACAACTTCCCCGCTTTCTGTACAGGCGAAGTCAAATTCATGGCAGGTCCCGGCAGACGGGAAATCGGGCATGGCATGTTAGCGGAACGTTCGCTGATCCCCATTTTGCCTTCCAAAGAGGATTTCCCTTACACCATTCGCATCGTTTCCGAGATTCTGGAGTCCAACGGATCTTCCTCAATGGCATCGGTCTGCGGAGGTTCCCTCTCCCTGATGGATGCAGGTGTTCCCATCAAGGCACCTGTAGCGGGAATCGCTATGGGTCTGATTAAGGAAGGCGACCGCTCCGCGATTCTTTCCGATATCCTCGGATCAGAAGATCACCTGGGTGATATGGATTTCAAGGTTGCCGGGACAAAAGATGGAATCACCGCTTTGCAAATGGATATTAAAATCGGCGGGCTGGACAAGGAACTCATGGGCCGGGCCTTGGCACAGGCCAAGGAAGGTCGCTTGCACATATTAGGGGAAATGGATAAAGCCCTCTCGGCTTCCAGAGAAGAGATGTCGGTGTATGCACCGCGCATTGTGACCATCAAGGTTCCCAAGGATAAAATCCGCGATATCATTGGCGCAGGGGGCAAGGTGATTCGAGGAATCATCGAGAAAACCGGCGTCACTATCGATATCAACGATGACGGCATCGTATCCATCGCCTCCACCGACAAGAAGGCGTCGCAGGCGGCCATTGATATCGTCAATAGCCTGATCCAGGAAGTTGAGGTAGGAAAAATATACCTCGGCAAGGTCAAGAAGATCGTTGATTTTGGGGCTTTTGTGGAGATTCTCCCTGGCACCGATGGCCTGGTGCACATATCTCAGATTTGCGACCGGCGAATTAAGAGCGTGACGGATGAGATTCAGGAAGGCGATGAGATCAAGGTCAAAGTGATCGACGTCGACTCTCAGGGAAAGGTTAAGCTCAGCCGTAAGGAAGCTCTCAAAGAGGAAGCATCTGGAGTCGCTTAA